The following proteins are encoded in a genomic region of Oncorhynchus keta strain PuntledgeMale-10-30-2019 chromosome 35, Oket_V2, whole genome shotgun sequence:
- the LOC118368773 gene encoding leucine rich adaptor protein 1-like, with product MDGEHVLRDFKDIETKLGRKVPESLIRSLAGGNNHHDKHEDTKLATPKNQSNSADLKRLESKMLFLRQEMAHLRAIDVKLMQQLMSINDGIESIKWVMEDKEGLASRESSLTGSLYSLLDSQDDTSSRGSFTSLHDGHSDGLDGISVGSYLDTLDELAEDLSEHTSPTDLDLFSDKPVIEDETFSKPTMRLRVDSDEYYCFG from the exons ATGGACGGGGAACACGTCTTACGCGATTTTAAAGATATCGAGACAAAGTTGGGTCGCAAAGTTCCTGAAAGTCTCATTCGTTCCCTTGCAGGAGGAAATAATCATCATGACAAACATGAGGATACAAAATTGGCGACACCGAAAAACCAGTCGAACTCTGCTGATTTGAAACGACTGGAGAGCAAGATGTTATTTTTGAGACAGGAAATG GCCCACCTCCGTGCCATCGATGTCAAGCTGATGCAGCAGCTAATGTCCATCAACGACGGCATCGAATCCATCAAATGGGTGATGGAGGACAAGGAGGGCCTAGCCAGTCGTGAAAGCAGCCTGACAGGCAGCCTGTACAGCCTATTGGACAGCCAAGATGACACCTCTTCACGCGGCAGCTTCACCAGTCTGCACGACGGACACAGCGATGGATTGGACGGGATATCCGTGGGCAGTTATCTGGATACGTTGGATGAGTTAGCCGAAGACCTTTCGGAACACACTTCTCCGACGGACCTTGATCTATTCTCTGATAAACCTGTTATAGAGGACGAGACTTTCAGCAAGCCAACAATGCGACTCAGAGTGGACTCCGATGAGTACTACTGCTTTGGATAG